Proteins co-encoded in one Aspergillus luchuensis IFO 4308 DNA, chromosome 6, nearly complete sequence genomic window:
- a CDS encoding copper transporter family protein (COG:P;~EggNog:ENOG410PQ4J;~InterPro:IPR007274;~PFAM:PF04145;~TransMembrane:2 (n85-97c102/103o174-194i201-220o);~go_component: GO:0016021 - integral component of membrane [Evidence IEA];~go_function: GO:0005375 - copper ion transmembrane transporter activity [Evidence IEA];~go_process: GO:0035434 - copper ion transmembrane transport [Evidence IEA]): protein MDMSSMTGMDMGTTSTTMSGMSMATSTASSTMDMSMGTSTSMSMPMSTSSSSSSMSMSMSMVFMNAHDTPLFSNQWTPSSSGTYAGTCIFLIVLAIISRCLAAFKALLERRWLDAHVNRRYIAVAGKSTEAGRIDADPESKEASLITAQGVEEKVKVIHKAAREPLPWRFSTDLPRALLFLVITGVSYLLMLAVMTMNIGYFCSVLAGAFLGELAVGRFIQWNEHEH from the exons ATGGACATGAGCTCAATGACCGGTATGGACATGGGAACCACCTCCACTACCATGTCCGGCATGTCAATGGCTACCTCCACCGCGTCGTCCACAATGGACATGTCTATGGGCACCTCTACCTCCATGTCCATGCCCAtgtccacctcatcctcttcttcttctatgtctatgtcaatgtcaatggTCTTCATGAACGCCCACGatacccccctcttctccaaccaaTGGACCCCGTCCTCCAGCGGCACCTACGCCGGCAcctgcatcttcctcatcgtcctcgccATCATCTCCCGCTGTCTGGCCGCCTTCAAAGCCCTCCTGGAACGCCGCTGGCTCGACGCTCACGTCAACCGTCGCTACATCGCCGTCGCAGGGAAATCCACCGAAGCAGGTCGCATTGACGCTGATCCCGAATCCAAAGAAGCCAGTCTCATCACGGCCCAAGGTGTCGAGGAGAAAGTCAAAGTCATCCACAAAGCAGCCCGCGAACCTCTCCCTTGGCGATTCAGCACAGATCTCCCTCGCGCGCTGCTCTTTCTGGTCATCACCGGTGTTTCTTACCTACT GATGTTGGCCGTCATGACCATGAACATCGGATACTTCTGCTCCGTCCTAGCCGGTGCCTTCCTGGGCGAGCTTGCCGTGGGACGCTTCATCCAGTGGAACGAGCATGAACATTAG
- a CDS encoding Gfo/Idh/MocA family protein (COG:G,Q;~EggNog:ENOG410PPEY;~InterPro:IPR036291,IPR000683;~PFAM:PF01408;~TransMembrane:1 (i93-114o);~go_function: GO:0016491 - oxidoreductase activity [Evidence IEA]), which produces MRETDGQHQMRKSPAVCRCSPEQLMAGSTRLIQQCCPCYLYVPLPQCISNSLTEIYLNFSNSQQLLSMLFFDFLKRFYYAAVSSPTPRKRDDAIRIGLLGASSIAPLAIMLPALSHPEVIVAAVAARDPERARQYAEKYSIPIVHDTYQELLSDPTIDAVYIALPNSLHFEWALRSIQARKHVLLEKPSCSNADEARSLFRHPLVTAPNAPVLLEAFHYQFHPAWQAFLYQIDHLPWGATVEHVYSQQYLPKGYLEMDDIRFHYGLSGGCLMDLATYPLSCVRQVLGRGEHLNCIEALHRPLPVASDGYQPEPQIDAAIKATYATDSDKTAEIRGDLLFGGGFSFLPAAWSHSLPSFRWPKTEARTGEILLNEQNDEVRHFVRRKVTLWNHLIPTVYHRIDICDTHTLRRGEEVVKTWDVMEYAKAYNWPAGDVRAQTYQEWWTTWRCQLVEFVNRIKGRAGSGVWIDGEESIAQMEAIDDTYAQAGLLTRPTSAFEVAIDRDPGTNSLRPAYYYKMSIESK; this is translated from the exons atGAGAGAAACAGACGGACAGCATCAAATGCGGAAGTCACCTGCTGTCTGTCGATGCAGTCCAGAACAACTGATGGCGGGAAGCACCCGCCTCATACAACAGTGTTGTCCGTGCTACCTTTACGTGCCATTGCCACAGTGCATATCAAATAGTCTTACAGAAATCTACTTAAACTTCAGCAATTCCCAGCAATTACTCAGTATGTTATTCTTCGATTTTTTGAAGCGATTCTACTACGCGGCAGTTAGCTCGCCCAccccgaggaagagggatgacGCCATCAGAATAGGACTGCTTGGAGCATCCTCCATAGC TCCCCTGGCCATAATGTTACCCGCCTTGTCGCACCCGGAAGTTATCGTGGCAGCGGTCGCTGCTCGAGATCCCGAGCGCGCCCGTCAGTACGCCGAGAAGTACAGCATTCCGATCGTCCATGATACTTATCAAG AACTTCTGAGCGATCCAACCATCGACGCAGTCTATATTGCTCTGCCGAATTCCCTACACTTTGAGTGGGCCCTGCGTTCCATACAAGCAAGGAagcatgttcttcttgagaAGCCGTCCTGTTCGAATGCCGATGAGGCAAGGTCACTCTTTAGACATCCATTAGTGACTGCGCCGAATGCCCCGGTCCTTCTTGAAGCTTTCCACTATCAATTTCACCCAGCCTGGCAGGCTTTTCTCTACCAGATTGATCACCTTCCCTGGGGCGCGACTGTAGAGCATGTCTATTCCCAGCAGTATCTTCCCAAAGGGTATTTGGAAATGGACGACATCCGCTTCCACTATGGCTTGTCAGGTGGCTGTCTCATGGACCTAGCAACGTATCCTCTCTCCTGTGTGCGGCAGGTGCTGGGTAGAGGGGAGCATCTCAATTGCATTGAAGCACTGCATCGCCCCTTGCCTGTTGCATCAGACGGATATCAGCCGGAGCCGCAGATTGACGCGGCAATAAAAGCTACCTACGCTACAGACAGTGATAAGACCGCAGAAATCAGGGGTGATCTGTTATTTGGAGGAGGGTTTTCGTTTCTTCCGGCGGCATGGTCTCATTCCCTGCCGTCGTTCAGATGGCCCAAGACTGAAGCAAGAACAGGAGAGATACTGCTTAATGAACAAAACGATGAAGTGCGCCACTTTGTCAGAAGGAAAGTAACGTTGTGGAATCACCTCATTCCGACGGTCTACCACCGGATCGATATCTGCGATACACATACTCTCCGCCGAGGGGAAGAGGTTGTGAAGACGTGGGATGTAATGGAGTATGCCAAAGCATACAACTGGCCAGCGGGCGATGTGCGAGCGCAGACCTATCAGGAATGGTGGACGACCTGGCGCTGCCAACTAGTGGAGTTTGTCAATCGGATCAAGGGTCGTGCGGGCTCCGGGGTGTGGATCGACGGTGAGGAGAGCATTGCGCAGATGGAGGCGATCGACGATACGTACGCTCAGGCGGGATTGCTGACACGGCCGACCAGTGCTTTTGAGGTGGCAATTGATAGAGATCCGGGGACCAATAGTCTGAGGCCTGCGTATTACTACAAAATGTCGATagaaagtaagtag